ATCATCTGGATGCAGACGAGCTAAAATTGCTTTTGAGGTTGGAACAAAGGTTTCCGGTGTTAACCCAAATAGTTGATAAACCTGCTCATCCCAGTCAAAGCGATCGTTGGCGATATCCCAACTCCAAACACCGATTTTACCAGATTTTAATGCCAGGTTCAGCTGTTCTTGGCTATTTTCTAAACCTTGATAAAGACGAGCATTTTCTAGAGAAATAGCAATTTGAACTGTCAAAATCTTCAGTACAGAAAGTTTTTCCTGCGTAAAAGCACTGGGAATAAGATTATTTTCTAAGTATAGAATACCAAGTAATTTCGACTGGCGTGCGATCGCTAAACAAAGTACAGATTTAGGTTGTTTTTGGATTATATACTCATCCCCCGAAAACAGATTTTGCTCAGTGGCATTTTGCAAAATCACTGTTTCTTGAGTTCGCTGAACGTAATTTAGCATTGATTGCGGAATAACTTGGGAAATTTCGCCCTCAAATACGGTTCGAGAAACATTGAGCTTTTCCGCTTGGAGATTAACTTTAGCTTCTACTTCAATTACCAAATTTTGCTCATGTTCAAGCAACAAATAACCGATTTCTGCTCCTGCTTGTTCGATAACAATCTGCATTAATGTCTTCAACAACCGCGAAAGCACAATTTCGCTAGATATAGTTTGAGACGCTTTAAGTACTGATAAAAAGTCTAAATGTTCGCCTGTGCTGAAAAACGTTTCTTTAGAGACAAGCTGTTGTTGTGGCAATAGCTGAGGATAAGATTCTTCGAGATGCTTAACTTTAGCAGATGCTTCCCAACGCAGATATGCGTTTTTAGCTTCTTGCAAGTAGGTTTTACCAATTAATTCAAACTCTCGCTCCAAGTAAAATTTAGCACCTAACTCATTAGCCAAAGCTTCATATTGCACAAATCCCTGCTCTCTAGCTGAAGCAATTGATTGCTCATACAAGCGCATTGCTTCCAAATCTCGACCTTGAATTTGAGCTATTTCAGCAGCTACTAATTGAGACTTATGTAAGAAGTTTTCAGGGCAGTGATTAGCCCAGTATTGCAATTTTTGCTGATGGGATTCTAGGGTTTGCAAAAATTTTTCTTGCTCTTGAAAAGATACTTTTGGATAAAGAGCAGTTAGAGTCAATGAGTAATATAAGATATAATCTGTTTCAATGGGTAATGCCAGTGTTGTAACGGGAAACGTGGATATTTTTAATGCACAATTGAGTGCTTCCACATCCTGTCTATAGGTAAAAAAGATAATTAATTTAATAATATAATAAAAAATAATTCCACTAACAAAACCTGCATCTGTAATAATAGATAAAGCATATAATTCATCAAATTCATCATTACTTAAAGTTAGATTTTGGTGAGTGAGTCCGCGCAGATTCATCAGTAGCATCTGCTGTAGTCTGATTGTCTGATAAACAGCCTCATGCTTAGACTGGCGAGCAAATACAACGTATTTTTCTAGAGATTTATATGTATCTGAAAGTGGAGAGCCTAATTGAATAATTTGCCATGAGCCTTGATAGCCATTGTAGTTTGCCATCGTTATATCACCTGCTTCCACACAGCCAATAAATCCCCGTTCTAAAAAGGGAATATCAGTAGCAATATGGTTACGCCAAACGTTAATATGGCTTCCATGAATGTGTAGAACAACTCCTCTAAGTTTCAAGTCATGTAACTTTTCATTTAATTTAATTGCCATCTCCGAAAATGCATAGCCTGTAGGAATATCATGGAAGATGGAAACCAACAACATGGCGTACATACTATAAGCAAAACAAGAATCTTCCGTATTCCCAAACTTGAGTGAGTAGTTAACTGCTTTAAGTACGACTAAGGGAAAGAGATGAGGTCTACCAAGATAAGTAGGCGGGCCTAAAGTCGTTAACAAACTAATTACTATTTTAATATTGGGGTCTTCGATTACTAAAGCATTAATTAAATCAGAGACTTGTCTATTATTTAGATTAGTTAATATCTGTTTTTTTTCAATTGCGATCAGCGCTTCGCTGCTGCGCTTCGCTATCGCAGCTTGCACTTCCTCGTTTGGATCGGGAAATGTCACCCCAAAAAGTTTTAAAGCTTCTAATCCCAATATCAGCGCCTCTTCATACCTACCTGCAACTTGATATAGTCTGATTTGCAGCATATAAATATTGGCTTTGTCAATATGAGATTCTGCTTTAATGAATAGTAATTTAAATAATTCTTCCGCTTGTTCTAAATTTCCTGTTAAGAATTCACACTCAGCTAATTCTCTAAATAAAGTAAATGTTTGTTCATATTGTTCAATCCAGGCATCCTCAACTAAAAGATTCATGGCAACGCTAAAAAATCTTTTAGCAAGAGTATAGGCTGTAGATGCTTTTGCCTTCTTACCAGCAATTAAATTCAATCTTACCAATTCATCTTTTTCTGTCTGTTCAATAATCAAATTAACCGCAAGATTGAGTTGATTAACTAAATCAAAAACTTGCTCATTTACTTGTTCATAACTAGCATTTTTCAGTAAAATTCTCCCAATTGTCAGGTGAACTAACGACTTTGATTCATCAGCAATTAAAGCATAAGCAGCCTGTTGAACTCGATCGTGATAGAAACGATAGTTTTTCTGGGCACTTTCATCTGACTCTATCGGGATAATTAATCCTCTTAAAATCGCTTCAACAAGGGCATTTGCTGTTTCTTCAATAGATTGTTCACCAACAATTGCTAAAACTTCTAAATCAAAGCGATTCCCAATACAAGAGGCTAATTTAAGCACCTGTTGAGTTGCTGCTGGCAGTTTTTGGATCCGCCCAATTATCAAACTGACAATATTATCTGTAATGCCTTGAGTTTCAATCTGAGCAAGATCCCATTGCCAGATTCGATGCTGGCGATCAAAATTCAGCAGATTTTCTTGATGTAATGTTTTCAAAAATTCATTGGCAAAAAAAGGATTTCCATCAGTTTTTTGAATAATCAATTGAGCCAGAGATTCTACTCGTTCTGCTGAAGTATGTAATGTATCAGCAATCAACTGATTTACATAAACAAGATTCAAGGGAGTAAGGAGAATCTCAGTTATTCTTGCTCCAGACTGGCAAATCTTCTCCATCATCAAAGTCAAGGGATGGACAACATCTATTTCATTATCTCGATAGGCCAAAATGAAGCAGAGATAATGGATACTAGACCCAGTAATGACGGTTTGAATTAAATTTAAAGTAGCGCTGTCTGCCCACTGCATATCATCTAAAAAAACAGTGAGTGGATGCTCTTTTTGAGCAAAGACGTTGATAAAATTTTGAAATATCAAATTGAATCTGTTTTGAGATTCAGCAGGGCCCAACTCTGGTATAGGTGGCTGTTCGCCAACGATTAATTCAACTTCTGGAATTACATTGGCAATTAATCTACCATTGTTTCCTAATGCTGCTTGGATTCGGGTTTTCCAATTAGCAAGTTGCTCTTCCGGCTCAGTTAAAATTTGTCTAACAAGTGTTTGAAAAGCTTGAACAATGGTGGAGTAAGGAATATCTCGTTTGTACTGATCGAATTTACCAGAGATAAAAACCCCGCGTTGTCGCACAATTGGTTTGTGAATCTCCTTTACTAAAAAAGATTTACCAACCCCAGCATAGCCAGAGACGAGGACGATTTCTGGTTTTCCTTGGCTAACAACTCGCTCAAATGCTTGGAGAAGCTTGGCAATTTCTGGTTCTCTCCCATACAATTTTTGAGGAATTTGAAAGCGTTCTGAGATATCTTGCTCACCCAAAACAAAGGATTGAATTTTTCCAGTTGTCTCTAATTGTTTTAAGCATAGTTCCAAATCAAATTGTAAACCTAAAGCGCTCTGATACCTCTGTTCTGCAACTTTCGACAGCAATTTGATGATGATGTCACAAAGCATTTGGGGAATATCAGAGTCTAGCTTTTTTGGGGAAGGCGGAGATTTGGCAATATGACAATGTACCCACTCTAAGGGATCTTTGCCTTGAAATGGTAGCTGACCTGTCAGCATCTCATAAAAGGTAACTCCCAGTGAATAGAAATCACTGCGATAGTCAATTCCTCGATTCATCCGCCTGGTTTGCTCCGGTGATATATATGGTAGGCTGCCCTCAATGCTACTGGAACTGCTAACCATTTGCTGCTGGTAGGGAATGAAAGCAGCAATTCCAAAATCGGCAATTTTAACCTGATTAGTTTCGAGGTTAATTAAAATATTTTGTGGCTTAATATCTTTATGAACAATATGATGATCGTGAATTTGTGCAAGTCTACTGGTGATTTCAATAGCAATTTTTAAGAACGCAATAGGTTCTTGAAATTGGTCTAGTAACTGGTCGAGCGATCGCGCCTCAAAATCCTCCATAATTAAATAAGGGATTCCCTGGTGCATCTCTAAGGCGTATACCTTGACTGCGGCGGCGATATTTAACCTTTGAGCGATCGCATACTCATGTTTTAGTTGTTCAATATTATTGGGTGTACACTGTTCTGGATGCAGCCCTTTGATAATTACCGGACATTGTTCTTTAACCTTGATTCCCTTGTATATGACTGCTTTTACCCCTGCTTTTAACAAAGTGACAATTTTAAATCCGGGTAATGCAATCATCATGCCAAAATACTCCAGCCGTGTTTCTTCAGGGATAATCCGAGCTTACTTGTATTTTAGATACATTTCCTGGGGCAGATGAAATTTAGATGATATTTAGGTTCAGATCGTCACTTCTGCTGACTCTATATATAAAAATAAGCTAAAATTCAAGCAGAGTAAGCATTTCCCGCTCATAAACTCCCCATGTTTGATAACCTGCAAACCCAAATCTACCAATTAGAACAATTTGCCAACAGCCTCGTTTCTAACCAACTGACACACCTTAGCGTGGTAAGCGTTGGGATCATCTTTGCGGCTGGCTTGCTCACCAGTCTTACACCTTGTATGCTTTCTATGCTGCCAATTACTATTGGTTATATCGGCGGTTATGAAGCCAAAAACCGCTTGCAAGCAGCTGCCCAATCAACTTGGTTTGCTTTCGGATTAGCAACTACATTAGCCGCAATGGGTATTATAGCAGCTTTTGTGGGAAAAGTCTACGGTCAAGTGGGAATTGGTTTGCCGATTATTGTCAGCATTATCGCCATTCTCATGGGGCTGAACTTACTAGAAGCGCTACCTCTGCAATTTCCATCCTTGGGTGAAACAAATTGGATTTCGCCAGATTTACCAGCAGGATTGCGTTCTTATTTGCTGGGGCTAACTTTTGGCTTAGTCGCATCCCCTTGTAGCACGCCTGTTTTAGCCAGCTTGTTGAGTTGGATTGCCAGTACACAAGACTTAGTTTTAGGTGCTGTTTTGCTCCTTTCTTACACAGCCGGTTATGTAGCACCATTGATTTTGGCGGGTACTTTTACAGCTTCAATTAAAAAGTTACTAGAATTGCGTCGCTGGTCTGGTTGGATTAACCCAGTTAGCGGGGCCCTGTTGGTAGGATTCGGTGTATTTTCCTTAATTTCTCGGATTCCCCTCGGCAGTTTTTAATATCAATACCTTTGTTAAATTTTACACCTAATGACTTTAGAAGATTCAACGTCTCAAGAATTAAAATGGTGGGCAGTGCCTGGGAAGTTCCTTCGGCAGGAGCTTTTGCCCGTACTAACCAACTTAAAATTAGCGATCGCACTCCTGCTATTGATTGCAATCTTTAGCTCTACCGGTACTGTCATCGAGCAAGGTCAGTCACCCGCATTTTATCAGGCTAATTACCCAGAACATCCAGCTTTATTTGGTTTCTTAACTTGGAAGGTAATTCAGATAGTTGGGTTAGACCACGTATATCGTACCTGGTGGTTTCTGGCATTACTCATCTTATTTGGCACTAGCTTAACTGCTTGTTCTTTTACCCGGCAGTTACCAGCCTTAAAAACTGCCCAACGCTGGAAATATTATGAAGAACCACGGCAATTTCAAAAATTAGCTTTAAGTGCAGAACTAGATAATGGTTCCCTGGATTCTCTCAGCCAACTATTACAGAAACGCCGTTATAAAATTTTTCCAAATCAAGAAAAAGAAAATCTCCTTTATGCCCGCAAAGGAATAGTCGGACGCATCGGCCCAATTATCGTTCATATTGGCATTGTAGCTATTCTGCTAGGGGGAATTTGGGGGGCGATGACTGGGTTTCTAGCACAGGAAATGGTGGCTAGTGGCGATACATTTCAAGTCACAAATATTGTAGATGCTGGCCCTTTGGCAGCCAAAGTCCCGAAAGATTGGTCTGTGCGAGTAAATCGTTTTTGGATTGACTACACTCCATCTGGCGGCATCGATCAATTTTATTCAGATATGTCTGTCTTAAATCAGCAGGGAGAGGAAATTGACCACAAGAAGATTTTTGTTAACGAGCCTCTGCGCTATCATGGCATAACTTTCTATCAAACTGATTGGGGAATCGCAGGTGTTCGCGTCCAATTTAACAACAGCCCGATTTTTCAATTACCAATGGCGCAATTGAACACCAACGGACAAGGGCGCATTTGGGGAACATGGGTTCCTACGAAACCGGATTTGAGTGAAGGTGTTTCTTTGCTAGCGAAAGACTTGCAAGGGATGGTATTAATTTACGATCCGACTGGCAAACTCATTGATACTGTCCGCGCAGGGATGTCCACCCAAGTCAATGGCGTAAAACTGAAAATTCTGGATATCATTGGCAGCACCGGCTTACAAATTAAAGCCGATCCAGGCATCCCAATTGTTTACTCAGGATTTGGATTGCTAATGCTGGGTGTGGTGATGAGTTATTTTTCTCATTCACAAATCTGGGCATTACAAAAAGGCGATCGCTTATATGTTGGTGGTAAAACTAATCGCGCCCAAGTTGCCTTTGAACAAGAGGTTTTAGAGATATTAGATCGGCTGACTTCACAGCCAAAAACTGAAGAGAAAGAGACAGCCATTGAAGTTTAAATATAAAGGAACGCAGAGGATTACTTTGCGTTTCAAAGTTATTTCCTCGTTTTACCATCTACAGATTGGAAAATTATTGAACATTGGAACTAAAGTTTTGTATATCTGCTCAACCTCAATCTAAGCGCCGGGTTTGGCTTCTACCCGCGATCGCTATGTTGTTGAGTATCGTTTCTTGTACTGCCGATAATAAAAAAATTAAGCATATTTCTCTTGTTGGTGCTGGCGCAAGTTTTCCCGCACCTTTATACGAACGCTGGCTTTCAGATTACAATCAGCAAAATCCCAATGTGCAAATTAACTATCAAGCGATAGGAAGCAGCGCTGGAATACAACAGCTAATTGAAGGTACTGTGGACTTTGCAGCTAGTGATGTGGGAATTACAAGTGAACAAGCAGCTAAGATAAAAAAGGGAGTAATTGCTTTACCCATGACTGCTGGTTCCATAGTCCTAGCTTACAACCTCGCGCCAGCCCCCCAGTCACCTCAAGTCAATCTACCAACAAGTTTAAAGCTATCACGCCAAGTTTACGTAGATATCTTTCTGGGAAAAATTACGAACTGGAATCATCCAAGAATAGCTGTAGCTAACCCAGGAGTAAATTTACCCAATCTACCGATTCAGGTTGTACACCGAACTGATGGTAGTGGAACTACAAGTATGTTAACACAACATCTAAGTGCTATAAGTCCAGAATGGAAAAGCCAAGTTGGAGCCGGTAAAGCTGTAGCCTGGCCAGTGGGAATTGCTGGAAAAGGTAATGAAGGTGTTACCGCCTTAATTCAACAAATCCCAGGAGCTATTGGCTATGTAGAATATATCTACGCCAAACAAAATAAACTTCCTATGGCTGCCTTGGAAAACAAATTTGGTAATTATATTACACCGACACCAACATCTGTAGCTAAAACATTAGAGTCAGTGAAATTACCCGCCGATAACTTGATTGCTTTTATCAACGATCCTACGGGTTCCCAGTCTTATCCCATCGTTACTTACAGCTGGTTTTTAACTTATCAAGTATATCCAAACCGAGTCAAAGGTGAAGCACTGAAAAAATTTATTGATTGGGCTTTGATTGATGGGCAAAAATCTAGTTTGGAACTCGGATATATTCCTTTATCTAAAAAAGTTGTGCTTCAAGTACAATCTGCCGCAAATAAAATTGCAGAATAACTAGTTTTTAGTTTAGCTCGTGTGCGCTTATAGCGTTTCTCGTTTGAGTGATATCATGTCCGGGTAATTAGTTATGATTCCCACAGTCATTGCACCCCACCCCTTAATCCCCTCCCCTTAGTAACTACGGTGTACACACAAGTCCTTCTGACCCCCTCTAACTCCCCCTTGGCAAGGGGGAGAACCGGATATTTCACCCTAATACATCGGGGGGATTAAGGGGGGTAAATCCAGGATTTGGGCTTCATTACCAAGATGTGTGTACACCGTAGCCTTAGTAAGGGGAGAGGAGACAAAGATTCAATATTTCACACCCTTTTTATCATATTTTTTGCTATCAAAGCAAATTTAAATTTTAGAATTAAAGTTTAGCGATCGCTGACGTAACCGTTCAAGGCAAAAGTAAAAAGTTAAAAGGCACTCATAAAGAAAGAAAAAGAAAATGGTTTGAGAGCAACTAAATTTATTTATGGAACGAAGTAAAACATTTGTTACTCGCGCTACGTGTCTGGTAACAATACGTCCTTAATCATTTCCCCTGAATTTATTTATGGGGATTTTCTTTTTACTTTTTAAATACAGCACTCTGATAAAAAGCAGTATTTACTCTGATGATAGCTGTAAAAAAGACAGCCATCATAATTATTGATGCATCACTCCTTACACCAAAGTATCGGGGATGAAGTAAATAAATGTGCGGAAAGAATCATTAGAATTGAGGAGTCAGAATCAAGACGTTAGCGGACTCGCTACCGTTATACTATCCGCTTATTCAGTGAGAATACTTAACTTAATTCTCGCCAGAGAAAACAGGTAACTTCTCTAGCTTTGCTCCTGACTCCTGAATTCTTTTTTGGTAAATTAAG
This Nostoc sp. KVJ3 DNA region includes the following protein-coding sequences:
- a CDS encoding AAA family ATPase encodes the protein MMIALPGFKIVTLLKAGVKAVIYKGIKVKEQCPVIIKGLHPEQCTPNNIEQLKHEYAIAQRLNIAAAVKVYALEMHQGIPYLIMEDFEARSLDQLLDQFQEPIAFLKIAIEITSRLAQIHDHHIVHKDIKPQNILINLETNQVKIADFGIAAFIPYQQQMVSSSSSIEGSLPYISPEQTRRMNRGIDYRSDFYSLGVTFYEMLTGQLPFQGKDPLEWVHCHIAKSPPSPKKLDSDIPQMLCDIIIKLLSKVAEQRYQSALGLQFDLELCLKQLETTGKIQSFVLGEQDISERFQIPQKLYGREPEIAKLLQAFERVVSQGKPEIVLVSGYAGVGKSFLVKEIHKPIVRQRGVFISGKFDQYKRDIPYSTIVQAFQTLVRQILTEPEEQLANWKTRIQAALGNNGRLIANVIPEVELIVGEQPPIPELGPAESQNRFNLIFQNFINVFAQKEHPLTVFLDDMQWADSATLNLIQTVITGSSIHYLCFILAYRDNEIDVVHPLTLMMEKICQSGARITEILLTPLNLVYVNQLIADTLHTSAERVESLAQLIIQKTDGNPFFANEFLKTLHQENLLNFDRQHRIWQWDLAQIETQGITDNIVSLIIGRIQKLPAATQQVLKLASCIGNRFDLEVLAIVGEQSIEETANALVEAILRGLIIPIESDESAQKNYRFYHDRVQQAAYALIADESKSLVHLTIGRILLKNASYEQVNEQVFDLVNQLNLAVNLIIEQTEKDELVRLNLIAGKKAKASTAYTLAKRFFSVAMNLLVEDAWIEQYEQTFTLFRELAECEFLTGNLEQAEELFKLLFIKAESHIDKANIYMLQIRLYQVAGRYEEALILGLEALKLFGVTFPDPNEEVQAAIAKRSSEALIAIEKKQILTNLNNRQVSDLINALVIEDPNIKIVISLLTTLGPPTYLGRPHLFPLVVLKAVNYSLKFGNTEDSCFAYSMYAMLLVSIFHDIPTGYAFSEMAIKLNEKLHDLKLRGVVLHIHGSHINVWRNHIATDIPFLERGFIGCVEAGDITMANYNGYQGSWQIIQLGSPLSDTYKSLEKYVVFARQSKHEAVYQTIRLQQMLLMNLRGLTHQNLTLSNDEFDELYALSIITDAGFVSGIIFYYIIKLIIFFTYRQDVEALNCALKISTFPVTTLALPIETDYILYYSLTLTALYPKVSFQEQEKFLQTLESHQQKLQYWANHCPENFLHKSQLVAAEIAQIQGRDLEAMRLYEQSIASAREQGFVQYEALANELGAKFYLEREFELIGKTYLQEAKNAYLRWEASAKVKHLEESYPQLLPQQQLVSKETFFSTGEHLDFLSVLKASQTISSEIVLSRLLKTLMQIVIEQAGAEIGYLLLEHEQNLVIEVEAKVNLQAEKLNVSRTVFEGEISQVIPQSMLNYVQRTQETVILQNATEQNLFSGDEYIIQKQPKSVLCLAIARQSKLLGILYLENNLIPSAFTQEKLSVLKILTVQIAISLENARLYQGLENSQEQLNLALKSGKIGVWSWDIANDRFDWDEQVYQLFGLTPETFVPTSKAILARLHPDDSPLLAQSLSQAINEGVEHNLEYRIIWDDGSIRYLACRGKAFFNEADKATYMSGVVLDITDRKQAEAERIQLIQEQTARLEAEADRQRAAFLAQVSATLASSFDYERTLASVANLVVPYFADWCSVDLLQDNQSINRVAVAHRDPEKVKLGWQLHQYYPRKLDEPTGVPKVLRTGLAEMVTEISDAALVEGIPNSEHLRIIREIGLKSCILFPLMAREKIFGAISFFTAESKRRYSTADLSLAEDVAHRAAIAIDNARLYQEAQQAQKTAEIALERIARLQSITSALSESLTPIQVSEVIVEQSMAALGASCALVALLNENKAELEIVRAVGYNQDLVEAWRYFPIDSPSPLAEAVRTGQPIWAESKQKRIARYPHLAEAYAQYEIDAWISIPLMVEGLAFGGITVGFCKLQELNGEDQAFILAVAQQCAQAIARAHLYEAELTARNAAESANRIKDEFLAVLSHELRTPLNPILGWAKLMRTRKLDRATTDRALETIERNAKLQTQLIEDLLDVSRILQGKLNLNFGQINLVSVIEAAIETVRLSAQAKSIEIQTIFASGVGLVLGDGNRLQQVIWNILSNAIKFTPTGGQVKIKLEQVGSQVQIRITDTGKGIAPEFLPYVFDYFRQADGATTRKFGGLGLGLAIVRHLVELHGGTVQAESLGEAQGATFIVRFPYLENESKGIKDTKNNSSIQRNQSLPLFGLKILVVDDDADMREFLPFMLKQYGATITTVASAIAALTALSQSQPNLIISDIGMPEMDGYMLMRQIRSLKPEQGGTIPAIALTAYAGELDYQQAIAAGFQQHISKPVDPEELVKAIGSLIKSF
- a CDS encoding cytochrome c biogenesis protein CcdA, which produces MFDNLQTQIYQLEQFANSLVSNQLTHLSVVSVGIIFAAGLLTSLTPCMLSMLPITIGYIGGYEAKNRLQAAAQSTWFAFGLATTLAAMGIIAAFVGKVYGQVGIGLPIIVSIIAILMGLNLLEALPLQFPSLGETNWISPDLPAGLRSYLLGLTFGLVASPCSTPVLASLLSWIASTQDLVLGAVLLLSYTAGYVAPLILAGTFTASIKKLLELRRWSGWINPVSGALLVGFGVFSLISRIPLGSF
- the pstS gene encoding phosphate ABC transporter substrate-binding protein PstS — its product is MELKFCISAQPQSKRRVWLLPAIAMLLSIVSCTADNKKIKHISLVGAGASFPAPLYERWLSDYNQQNPNVQINYQAIGSSAGIQQLIEGTVDFAASDVGITSEQAAKIKKGVIALPMTAGSIVLAYNLAPAPQSPQVNLPTSLKLSRQVYVDIFLGKITNWNHPRIAVANPGVNLPNLPIQVVHRTDGSGTTSMLTQHLSAISPEWKSQVGAGKAVAWPVGIAGKGNEGVTALIQQIPGAIGYVEYIYAKQNKLPMAALENKFGNYITPTPTSVAKTLESVKLPADNLIAFINDPTGSQSYPIVTYSWFLTYQVYPNRVKGEALKKFIDWALIDGQKSSLELGYIPLSKKVVLQVQSAANKIAE
- a CDS encoding cytochrome c biogenesis protein encodes the protein MTLEDSTSQELKWWAVPGKFLRQELLPVLTNLKLAIALLLLIAIFSSTGTVIEQGQSPAFYQANYPEHPALFGFLTWKVIQIVGLDHVYRTWWFLALLILFGTSLTACSFTRQLPALKTAQRWKYYEEPRQFQKLALSAELDNGSLDSLSQLLQKRRYKIFPNQEKENLLYARKGIVGRIGPIIVHIGIVAILLGGIWGAMTGFLAQEMVASGDTFQVTNIVDAGPLAAKVPKDWSVRVNRFWIDYTPSGGIDQFYSDMSVLNQQGEEIDHKKIFVNEPLRYHGITFYQTDWGIAGVRVQFNNSPIFQLPMAQLNTNGQGRIWGTWVPTKPDLSEGVSLLAKDLQGMVLIYDPTGKLIDTVRAGMSTQVNGVKLKILDIIGSTGLQIKADPGIPIVYSGFGLLMLGVVMSYFSHSQIWALQKGDRLYVGGKTNRAQVAFEQEVLEILDRLTSQPKTEEKETAIEV